Proteins from one Cicer arietinum cultivar CDC Frontier isolate Library 1 chromosome 3, Cicar.CDCFrontier_v2.0, whole genome shotgun sequence genomic window:
- the LOC101505746 gene encoding protein AUXIN SIGNALING F-BOX 2 → MNYFPDEVIEHVFDYVVSHSDRNALSLVCKSWCRIERFTRQRVFIGNCYSISPERLVQRFPSLKSLTLKGKPHFADFSLVPHGWGGFVYPWIEALAKSKVGLEELRLKRMVVSDDSLELLSRSFMDFKSLVLVSCEGFTTDGLAAVAANCRSLRELDLQENEVEDHKGQWLSCFPESCTSLVSLNFACLKGEINLGALERLVARSPNLKSLRLNRSVPVDALQKILMRAPQLVDLGIGSFFHDLNSDTYAKLKATILKCKSITSLSGFLEVAPFSLAAIYPISQNLTSLNLSYAAGIQSSELIKLIRHCGKLQRLWIMDCIGDKGLGVVASSCKDLEELRVFPSAPFGNHAAVTEKGLVAISMGCPKLHSLLYFCHQMTNAALITVAKNCPNFIRFRLCILDATKPDPDTMQPLDEGFGAIVQSCKRLRRLSLSGKLTDQVFLYIGMYADQLEMLSIAFAGESDKGMLYVLNGCKKLRKLEMRDCPFGDSALLTDIGKYETMRSLWMSSCEVTVGACKTLAKKMPRLNVEIFNESEQEDCDMEDEQRVEKMYLYRTVAGKRNDAPEYVWTL, encoded by the exons atgaattattttccAGACGAGGTAATAGAACATGTGTTTGACTATGTGGTGTCACATAGTGACCGAAACGCTTTGTCTTTGGTATGCAAAAGTTGGTGTAGAATAGAGAGATTTACAAGACAAAGAGTTTTCATAGGGAACTGTTACTCTATTAGTCCTGAGAGGTTGGTCCAAAGGTTTCCAAGTCTCAAATCTTTAACTTTGAAAGGAAAACCTCATTTTGCTGACTTTAGTTTGGTTCCTCATGGTTGGGGTGGTTTTGTCTATCCATGGATTGAAGCACTGGCTAAGAGTAAAGTTGGATTGGAGGAGCTTAGGTTGAAGAGAATGGTTGTCTCTGATGATAGCCTAGAGCTACTTTCTCGTTCTTTCATGGATTTTAAGTCTTTAGTTCTTGTTAGTTGTGAAGGGTTCACCACTGATGGTCTTGCTGCTGTAGCTGCAAATTGCAG GTCTCTTAGGGAGCTGGACTTGCAAGAGAATGAAGTTGAAGACCACAAAGGACAGTGGCTAAGTTGTTTTCCCGAAAGCTGCACATCACTTGTCTCTCTGAATTTTGCTTGCCTTAAAGGAGAAATTAATTTGGGAGCACTTGAGAGACTTGTGGCAAGATCTCCTAACCTCAAGAGTTTAAGGTTGAACCGTTCTGTGCCTGTTGATGCACTTCAAAAGATACTGATGCGAGCGCCTCAGCTAGTGGATTTGGGTATTGGGTCATTTTTCCATGATCTCAACTCAGATACCTATGCGAAGCTTAAGGCTACCATTCTTAAGTGCAAGTCAATAACCAGTTTGTCGGGGTTTTTGGAAGTGGCTCCTTTTAGCCTGGCAGCTATATATCCAATTTCGCAAAACTTAACATCCTTGAACTTAAGCTATGCTGCAGGCATTCAGAGCAGTGAGCTGATTAAACTCATTCGCCATTGTGGGAAACTACAGCGCTTATGG ATAATGGATTGCATTGGTGACAAAGGACTAGGTGTTGTAGCTAGTTCATGTAAAGATTTGGAAGAATTGAGGGTTTTTCCCTCAGCTCCCTTTGGAAATCATGCAGCTGTTACAGAAAAAGGACTGGTAGCAATATCGATGGGATGCCCCAAGCTTCACTCATTACTCTACTTCTGTCACCAGATGACTAATGCAGCTCTCATAACAGTGGCTAAGAACTGCCCGAATTTTATCCGATTTAGGTTATGTATTCTTGATGCAACAAAACCTGACCCTGATACTATGCAGCCACTCGATGAAGGTTTCGGGGCGATCGTGCAGTCATGCAAGCGACTGAGACGGTTATCACTCTCAGGGAAGTTGACTGACCAGGTCTTCCTTTACATCGGAATGTATGCTGATCAGCTTGAAATGTTGTCTATAGCATTTGCTGGTGAGAGTGACAAGGGAATGCTCTATGTATTGAACGGATGCAAAAAGCTTCGCAAGCTTGAGATGAGAGACTGTCCTTTTGGCGACTCGGCTCTTCTGACAGACATAGGGAAGTATGAAACAATGCGATCCCTTTGGATGTCGTCGTGCGAAGTGACTGTAGGAGCGTGCAAGACACTAGCTAAGAAGATGCCGAGGCTGAATGTTGAGATCTTCAATGAAAGTGAACAAGAAGATTGTGATATGGAAGATGAGCAGAGAGTGGAGAAGATGTATTTGTATCGCACAGTGGCTGGGAAAAGGAACGATGCACCAGAATATGTATGGACTTTATAG
- the LOC101504771 gene encoding uncharacterized protein, translating into MADPISKPLISFLLIASLLLCSHASSDVPFIVAHKKASLNRLKSGAERVSVTIDIYNQGTSTAYDVSLTDDNWPSDLFSLISGSTSKTWEKLDAGGVLSHTFELEAKSKGVFSGEPAVIKFRVPTNAALQEALSTPILPLDILADKLPEKKFEWAKRLLAKYGSLVSVISIIVLFVYLVASPSKSGAKGSKKKR; encoded by the exons ATGGCGGATCCAATCTCCAAGCCTCTCATTTCGTTTCTCCTCATAGCTTCCTTGTTGCTGTGCTCGCACGCTTCCTCTGACGTCCCCTTCATCGTCGCTCACAAGAAGGCATCTCTCAACAGGCTTAAGTCTGGCGCTGAAAGGGTCTCTGTCACCATCGATATCTACAACCAAGGAACCTC GACTGCATATGATGTGAGCTTGACAGATGATAATTGGCCAAGTGATCTTTTCAGCTTAATCAGTGGTAGCACTTCAAAGACATGGGAAAAGCTTGATGC CGGGGGCGTCCTTTCCCACACATTTGAGTTGGAGGCAAAATCAAAGGGAGTATTTTCTGGTGAACCAGCTGTTATAAAGTTCCGTGTCCCCACAAACGCCGCTTTACAG GAGGCATTATCAACTCCCATATTGCCTTTAGATATTCTTGCTGATAAGCTTCCTGAGAAGAAGTTTGAATGG GCTAAG AGGTTGCTGGCTAAGTATGGATCTCTAGTCTCGGTGATCAGCATAATCGTTCTGTTTGTGTACCTGGTAGCTTCACCCTCAAAATCTGGTGCAAAAGGAAGCAAGAAGAAGCGTTAA
- the LOC101505091 gene encoding GEM-like protein 5, with amino-acid sequence MNNNKNQSPDENPFASQNDGTENWGTHIMGAPAVPSSHPDNKKAAVQTGQQPQFQYYQHDHPYVQHSPVDKPSNSPMESILHMFDSWSKKAEATANNIWHNLKTGPSVSSAAMGKMNLTVKAISEGGFESLYKQIFTTYPNEKLKKTFACYLSTTTGPVAGTLYLSDIHVAFCSDRPLSFTAPSGQQTWSYYKVMVPLGKIGTVNPVIMKENQSEKYIQIVTVDGHDFWFMGFVNYDKAVKNLSEGISHFVVAGVAVPSTK; translated from the exons ATGAACAATAACAAGAACCAATCACCTGATGAAAACCCATTTGCATCACAAAATGATGGAACTGAGAATTGGGGAACACACATCATGGGAGCACCAGCTGTACCGAGCAGTCACCCCGACAACAAAAAAGCAGCCGTACAAACTGGACAACAACCTCAGTTTCAATATTACCAACACGACCATCCTTACGTCCAACATAGCCCTGTTGATAAGCCTTCCAACTCTCCCATGGAATCTATTCTCCACATGTTTGATTCGTGGAGTAAAAAAGCTGAAGCCACCGCCAACAACATATGGCACAATC TTAAAACAGGCCCTTCAGTATCATCAGCTGCTATGGGGAAGATGAATCTGACAGTAAAAGCAATATCAGAGGGTGGATTTGAGTCACTTTACAAACAAATATTCACTACCTATCCAAATGAGAAGCTGAAGAAGACATTCGCTTGTTACCTCTCAACAACAACAGGGCCTGTTGCAGGAACTCTTTACTTATCTGATATTCATGTAGCATTTTGCAGTGATCGCCCCTTGTCTTTCACTGCACCCTCTGGTCAACAGACTTGGAGCTATTACAAG GTAATGGTGCCTCTGGGGAAGATTGGAACAGTTAATCCTGTGATCATGAAAGAAAATCAATCAGAAAAGTATATCCAAATAGTCACAGTTGATGGACATGATTTTTGGTTCATGGGTTTTGTTAATTATGATAAAGCTGTAAAGAATCTATCAGAAGGCATCTCACATTTTGTTGTGGCAGGTGTAGCTGTACCATCGACTAAGTAA